In the Cylindrospermopsis raciborskii Cr2010 genome, AACTCTTGTAAAGCCACTAAATGAGCGTTATCAGCTATGTTACTATTGATAAATTTATTCTGTGCTGTCATAATTAGCATTACTGTTTTTTATCAGCTTTAGGTTTAGAACTACGAGAACGACGACTGTGAATCTTACGTTTTCTAATTTTGCTACTGGGTAGTAAAGCATGAACACCTTGTTTTTGAAAACGTTTGTAGGTAGAACTTGTCCAATCACTGAGGTAATGACTCATAGCACCAAGTTCACAACCTACAAACCAGGCAAAAAACTCTCTGGCGTATGTAGACATATTTTGTCTCACCCTTGCCCAAATGTCACCCCAGTTCACAGATAAGTTAGAAAAACTGGCGAGTATTAATAAAATTAACCCAGTAGTAGCAGCTATAAATACCATTAAATAAACTACCCGAAGAGTAGTACCAATAATTGGGCCGTGGGACAAAAAAGAGCGGTGACGCAAACTTTGTTGATAGGGTAACCAAATCCAACGGAACCAACCCCAGCGCTGGAACTGACGAGAATAAATATCCAAGTCAGGGCCAAACATCAAACCGCCAAACATAAACCCCCCCAGCACCACCAAAGTCATATTACCGCTACCAGTAGCAACTAAAGTTACACTGGCAACTAGGGGAATAGACCAGATAGTAATGCGGTCATGTGTTTGTCCAGAAGGCATTGGAGAAAACTAACACCTCAAAATTCAAAACTTAACAACTAATACCTGCCCAGTATAGCCAATAACCTGCCATTAGGAAAGTCCCAAAATCAAAAAAAATTTTTTCTAAACCCCTTGCCAAATTCCAAAAGCTTGTGTTATATTAATAAGGTGAAAAAACAAGGGCGGTTAGCTCAGTTGGTAGAGCGCCTGCCTTACAAGCAGGATGTCATCAGTTCGAGTCTGGTACTGCCCATTTAAAACAACAACTAACGTGTGCGAGAATGCCCAGTCAAAGACTGGGCATTCTGTTGTGCTAATGATTAAGAAAAAACCATTGCACCCAAAACAGAATGAGTTCTTTTATAAACAGGTAAGCGTGGTAGTAGGGTCCACCCACCAGATAGTAAAACTTCCCTAAGTCTATTTACTTCCCGATGGGGATAATCAGGATTAACTTCATCCCTGGGACCAATTCCTCCCAAATCCCTAGCTCCCGCATCCAAACAAGCCAATAACCAGTTTTCCTCGGGGACTAAATTGGGGGGAATTTGAATGGTGATATCCGATGGTAAAATCTCCCGCGCTTGAGCTATGACCCGGGGTAGCTGATAAGGATCAAAAGCAACTTCATCAAAGGTTTGTTCAGATCCCGGACTATGGGGTTGTAAAATAACTTCTTGTATGTTTTGATACTTTAAATGTAAATCAGTAATAGCCATGAGGGTTTGTCGTCTATCATCTTCATTTTCACCTATTCCTAATAACAAACCAGTAGTAAAGGGAATTTGTAACTCTCCGGCCCATTGTAAATGTTGTAAACGTAACTCTGGAATTTTACTAGGTGCATGGCGGTGAACAGTATGTAATAATTTAGGGGTTAACTGCTCCAACATTAACCCCATAGAAGCATTGACATTTTTAAGCCTTTGCATTTCTGAAAAACTGAGAATTCCAGCATTAGTATGGGGTAGAAACCCCATAGAAAGAGCTAGGACACATAGGTCATAAATCAGATCCAACCATTCCTGACGTCTAGATGATAAAGGGTGAACTTCACCACTGAGAATTAGGATTTCACAAATACCTTGACCTTTCAGGGAGAATAAAATTTTCTCTGCTTGCTCTAAGGTCATCCAAGGATGGGAACCTATATCAGAGCGAAAGTTACAATAGGTGCACTTATTAAAACACTCATAGGTGGGAACAAGAGTGTATGCGGGGCTATAAGTGACTATCTGGTTGGGGAGTGGTAACATTATGAAAAATCACCAGAAAATGTTTACAAAAGTATAAAGTCCGTAGTACTTAATATATATGGGTTTTTAGGTCTGGATATAAAAATATGAATAAATTTTAGTAGAGTATCTTTTTGACACTCCCCTGAACCTTTGAATAAGCGTCTTTTCCAAAGCCATAAGATTGGGTAAACCTCCCCATATAAAAAGGGGGATTTTTACCCTAGAAAGAATTATCCTTATGGAAAGAAAATTATGAGTGTAGGATTGGATTTGATCCCAAATACCATGATAGAATACTTATATTATCTAGGCAATGCCAGTCTCACCTTAAGAGTTGTTCAGCACCTCTACAATCGCCCACAAATGCCAGTTTCCTTTATCACCGTAATTCATCAAATTAATGGTTGGGTAATCAGGATTAAATTAAAAGAGGCAATTTCTACTCAAGAAGACGGTGATTTTCGAGCTTTTTGTAATGAGCTAGGGATTAGCTATGAACCGCCTATGAGATTACAAATGGCATTTTGGAGTTTAGAAGCAGGACAAAGTCCCATAGAAGTAATGCAACGCTACCAAATAGCCATTGTCTCCC is a window encoding:
- a CDS encoding metal-binding protein; the protein is MPSGQTHDRITIWSIPLVASVTLVATGSGNMTLVVLGGFMFGGLMFGPDLDIYSRQFQRWGWFRWIWLPYQQSLRHRSFLSHGPIIGTTLRVVYLMVFIAATTGLILLILASFSNLSVNWGDIWARVRQNMSTYAREFFAWFVGCELGAMSHYLSDWTSSTYKRFQKQGVHALLPSSKIRKRKIHSRRSRSSKPKADKKQ
- the cofG gene encoding 7,8-didemethyl-8-hydroxy-5-deazariboflavin synthase subunit CofG, yielding MLPLPNQIVTYSPAYTLVPTYECFNKCTYCNFRSDIGSHPWMTLEQAEKILFSLKGQGICEILILSGEVHPLSSRRQEWLDLIYDLCVLALSMGFLPHTNAGILSFSEMQRLKNVNASMGLMLEQLTPKLLHTVHRHAPSKIPELRLQHLQWAGELQIPFTTGLLLGIGENEDDRRQTLMAITDLHLKYQNIQEVILQPHSPGSEQTFDEVAFDPYQLPRVIAQAREILPSDITIQIPPNLVPEENWLLACLDAGARDLGGIGPRDEVNPDYPHREVNRLREVLLSGGWTLLPRLPVYKRTHSVLGAMVFS